A window of the Citrus sinensis cultivar Valencia sweet orange chromosome 9, DVS_A1.0, whole genome shotgun sequence genome harbors these coding sequences:
- the LOC102630614 gene encoding protein GAST1: MASKLSVVAFSLVLIFLFLVENHATSIVEAPTPQPAESSGRNGNHSTYGTTQGSLQPQECGPRCTTRCSKTQYRKPCLFFCQKCCAKCLCVPAGFYGNKQSCPCYNNWKTKRGGPKCP, from the exons ATGGCAAGCAAGCTTAGTGTTGTAGCATTCTctcttgttttgatttttctttttcttgtggAGAATCAT GCTACCAGCATTGTTGAGGCTCCAACTCCGCAGCCTGCAGAGTCAAGTGGTAGAAACGGCAACCATTCCACG tACGGTACCACCCAAGGAAGTCTTCAACCTCAAG AGTGCGGACCACGATGCACGACAAGATGCTCAAAGACACAATACAGGAAGCCATGCTTGTTCTTCTGTCAAAAGTGCTGTGCCAAGTGCTTGTGTGTGCCTGCTGGATTTTATGGAAACAAGCAATCCTGCCCTTGCTACAATAACTGGAAAACTAAGAGAGGAGGACCGAAATGCCCTTGA